The following coding sequences are from one Sphingobium sp. V4 window:
- a CDS encoding sensor histidine kinase — protein sequence MPGSTPDTAIALRTRLLAAMLVPLLGAAAIIGFGGATLISDVVRRTNDRVLGGALGAIAETVQVERGEVTLDLPPAAFGMLENSERDNVYYRIAVGRALLTGYADLPAPDPATMSVDQPRFRFARYRDQGIRIAEVKRMLPRIAEPVIVQVAETLDNRKALNGRLTLALLLGEVALVGVAVLLLRPALGWSLRPLARLRQSVEARDSSARPDFSPLEAGPLPNELRPLATAFDHLLAQLDKATGGMRRFTADASHQMRTPLSVLKVQVELARRGSSAALDEIADAVQRLERLVTQLLALARAEEGGVSPPLEEVDLKEVSRAVISRLINQAIQAQVELNLDADEGDAYLVRAHRTLVFEIVANLVDNGIRYNRRGGAVTVILARAAEQVLLTVSDDGPGIAPEYRDRIFERFFRAVGPNGADGTGLGLAIVQSAASRMGASVAIADEGPGTRITIRFATGDATTGAAA from the coding sequence ATGCCGGGTAGCACGCCGGACACGGCCATTGCGCTGCGCACCAGGCTGCTCGCGGCGATGCTGGTGCCGTTGCTCGGCGCGGCCGCCATCATCGGCTTCGGCGGCGCGACGCTGATTTCCGACGTGGTGCGCCGAACCAATGACCGGGTGCTGGGCGGCGCGCTGGGCGCGATCGCCGAAACGGTGCAGGTGGAGCGCGGCGAAGTGACATTGGATCTGCCGCCCGCAGCCTTCGGCATGTTGGAGAATAGCGAGCGCGACAATGTCTATTATCGTATCGCGGTAGGACGGGCATTGCTGACCGGCTATGCCGATCTGCCCGCCCCCGATCCGGCGACGATGAGCGTGGATCAGCCGCGCTTCCGCTTTGCGCGCTATCGCGACCAGGGGATCCGGATCGCGGAAGTGAAACGGATGCTGCCCCGAATCGCCGAGCCGGTGATCGTCCAGGTCGCGGAGACGCTCGACAATCGAAAGGCGCTGAACGGGCGGCTGACCCTGGCGCTGCTGCTGGGCGAAGTGGCGCTGGTCGGCGTCGCAGTGCTGCTGCTGCGCCCGGCCCTGGGGTGGAGCCTGCGCCCGCTCGCCCGCCTACGCCAGTCGGTGGAGGCGCGAGATTCCAGCGCGCGGCCGGATTTCTCGCCGCTCGAGGCCGGCCCATTGCCCAATGAACTGCGCCCGCTCGCGACCGCATTCGACCATCTGCTGGCGCAACTGGACAAGGCGACGGGTGGCATGCGCCGCTTTACTGCCGACGCATCCCACCAGATGCGGACCCCGCTGTCGGTGCTGAAGGTCCAGGTCGAACTGGCACGGCGCGGATCGTCCGCCGCGCTCGACGAGATCGCGGACGCCGTGCAGCGGCTGGAGCGGCTGGTAACGCAACTGCTGGCACTCGCCCGCGCCGAGGAAGGCGGGGTCTCCCCGCCCCTCGAAGAGGTCGACCTCAAGGAAGTGAGCCGTGCCGTCATCAGTCGCCTCATCAACCAGGCGATCCAGGCTCAGGTTGAACTCAACCTCGATGCGGACGAGGGCGACGCCTATCTGGTCCGGGCGCACCGGACGCTGGTGTTCGAGATCGTCGCGAACCTGGTCGACAATGGCATCCGCTACAATCGGCGGGGTGGGGCAGTCACGGTCATTCTGGCGCGCGCGGCCGAGCAAGTGCTGCTGACGGTCAGCGACGATGGACCGGGAATAGCGCCGGAATATCGTGACAGGATATTCGAGCGATTTTTCCGCGCCGTCGGCCCGAACGGGGCGGACGGTACCGGCCTTGGCCTTGCCATCGTACAGTCGGCAGCTTCGCGCATGGGCGCCAGCGTCGCAATTGCCGATGAGGGACCGGGCACGCGCATCACCATCCGCTTCGCGACGGGTGATGCCACTACAGGAGCGGCCGCATGA
- a CDS encoding ABC transporter substrate-binding protein gives MRRVIQIVAALASLAAPASTVVAQRPAGYPRSYDQLIADAQAERQVIVYANADTSEMAPVILAFQRRYPGVTVRYADLGSNEMYRRFVAEARARKPSADLVWSSAMDQQVKLINDGFAQAYASPEKPALPPSAVWKNMGFGVTAEPIAYVYNKKAIANPPRSHAALEALLRKDRRALTGKVATFDPARSNTGYLYLTQDYAITGDTRSLVQAIAATRPVLSITTEPMLRGVAEGRLSIAYNVIGSYAVERARRDPRIGVIFPQDYTIVMSRIAFIAREARHPAAARLFLDFLLSRQGQSLLAQHSLWPVRTDIRGRRLPAAQARPVRVGPQLLANLDRLKQQRFLRDWKAILASGAK, from the coding sequence ATGCGACGGGTTATTCAGATAGTGGCGGCCTTGGCAAGTCTGGCTGCGCCAGCATCGACGGTGGTGGCGCAGCGGCCGGCCGGCTATCCGCGCTCCTATGACCAATTGATCGCCGATGCGCAGGCGGAGCGGCAGGTCATCGTCTACGCCAATGCCGACACGTCGGAAATGGCGCCCGTCATCCTCGCCTTCCAGCGCCGCTATCCTGGCGTGACCGTCCGTTATGCCGATCTGGGCTCCAACGAAATGTATCGCCGCTTCGTCGCGGAAGCGCGGGCGCGCAAGCCTTCGGCCGACCTCGTCTGGTCCTCGGCCATGGACCAGCAGGTGAAGCTCATCAACGACGGGTTCGCCCAGGCCTATGCCAGCCCCGAAAAGCCCGCCTTGCCGCCCTCTGCCGTGTGGAAGAATATGGGCTTCGGCGTCACGGCCGAACCGATCGCCTATGTCTACAACAAAAAGGCGATCGCCAATCCGCCGCGCAGCCATGCGGCGCTGGAGGCGCTGCTGCGCAAGGACCGCAGGGCACTGACGGGCAAGGTCGCGACGTTCGACCCGGCGCGGTCGAACACCGGCTATCTCTATCTGACGCAGGATTATGCGATCACCGGCGACACAAGGTCGCTGGTGCAGGCGATAGCGGCAACCCGTCCCGTGCTGTCGATCACCACCGAACCCATGCTGCGGGGCGTTGCCGAAGGCAGGTTGTCGATCGCCTATAATGTCATCGGTTCCTATGCGGTCGAGCGCGCCCGCCGCGACCCGCGCATCGGCGTAATCTTCCCGCAGGACTATACCATCGTCATGTCGCGCATCGCCTTCATCGCGCGCGAGGCGCGGCATCCCGCCGCCGCCCGGCTTTTCCTCGATTTCCTGCTATCGCGCCAGGGCCAGTCCCTGCTTGCCCAGCACAGCCTCTGGCCGGTCCGCACCGACATTCGCGGCCGCCGCCTTCCCGCTGCCCAGGCCCGTCCGGTGCGCGTCGGCCCGCAACTTCTCGCCAATCTCGATCGCCTGAAACAGCAGCGCTTCCTGCGCGACTGGAAGGCGATCCTTGCTTCCGGAGCCAAGTAG
- a CDS encoding enoyl-CoA hydratase-related protein: MTTTLPHFQTILLERRERLLVVTLNRPDALNAVDRVLHDELPEALGFAGTDPASDVILLTGAGRAFSAGGDIAHMEHNAAHPHLFDHEARQAKRIIAALLDIEKPVVCRMNGHAVGLGASIALLCDVIFAADGARIGDPHVGIGLVAGDGGAIIWAQRVGLARAKEYLLTGELLDARRAAEIGLINHCVAPADLDSEVDSFCAKLLAGAPQAIRWTKILTNMELKRIACAVMEAGIAYESLSVRSADHREGITALKEKRRPRFTGR, from the coding sequence ATGACCACGACATTGCCCCATTTCCAGACCATCCTGCTCGAACGGCGTGAGCGGCTGCTGGTGGTGACGCTCAATCGGCCGGATGCGCTCAATGCCGTGGACCGCGTGCTGCACGACGAACTGCCCGAAGCCCTGGGGTTTGCGGGGACCGACCCCGCTTCCGACGTGATCCTGCTGACCGGCGCCGGGCGCGCCTTCTCCGCCGGGGGCGACATTGCCCATATGGAGCATAATGCGGCCCATCCCCACCTGTTCGATCATGAAGCGCGGCAGGCCAAGCGGATCATTGCCGCGCTGCTCGACATCGAAAAGCCCGTGGTGTGCCGGATGAACGGCCATGCGGTCGGCCTTGGCGCCTCGATCGCGCTGCTGTGCGATGTCATCTTCGCCGCTGACGGCGCCCGGATCGGCGACCCCCATGTCGGCATAGGGCTGGTCGCGGGTGATGGCGGCGCCATTATCTGGGCGCAGCGCGTCGGCCTGGCCCGCGCGAAGGAATATCTGCTGACGGGCGAGTTGCTGGATGCGCGCCGGGCGGCGGAGATCGGCCTCATCAACCATTGCGTCGCACCGGCCGACCTGGACAGCGAAGTGGACAGCTTTTGCGCAAAGTTGCTGGCGGGCGCGCCGCAGGCGATCCGCTGGACCAAGATATTGACCAACATGGAACTGAAGCGGATCGCCTGCGCGGTGATGGAGGCCGGGATCGCCTATGAATCGCTGAGCGTGCGCAGTGCCGACCATCGCGAGGGGATAACAGCGCTGAAGGAGAAGAGGCGGCCGCGCTTTACCGGGCGCTAG
- a CDS encoding FAD-binding protein, with amino-acid sequence MAGFDEMFDWVVVGSGAGAMSSALVMRDAGKSVVILEKTPWAGGTTAKSGGVMWIPGNRFMLADGEQDDADAAMAYLDALQELDGNPAPGAAREKRLAYVTQAPRAIDFLVGKGVELQRGATFWPDYYDELPGGCKTSRTVVAKPFDRKELGPWQDKLRQGFAEFNVTLVEGMEAQGHRRTNKASGRLLARIVLRTIRDRLLGRKYTTAGAALQGRMLKAVLAAGIDLRLETPVSELIIEGDAATGVVTMKDGHPWRIGARLGILVNAGGFARNQEMRDRYIPGSNAAWSQTAEGDTGEMLVELERIGGQLAQMDQMVGYQMTPMPGWDKGYVAPGAQSMTGKPHAILVDRTGLRYMNEGGSYELYCETMLRRNAVAPAIPSWAIFDRQYVESYAVAGRFIDRKIPDGWIETGYLHMADTIAELAGRIQVDPAILAATVARWNGFVAAGVDQDFHRGERAYDNCGFVGDPFSARSAIGSIEKGPFYAVPVVPGDVSTYGGVITDDQARVVDAAGQAIERLYATGVTTASVMGNVYPGAGSSIGPSMTFGYIAARHAAGLGNQP; translated from the coding sequence ATGGCCGGCTTTGACGAGATGTTCGACTGGGTGGTCGTGGGCAGCGGCGCCGGGGCGATGAGTTCGGCACTGGTCATGCGCGATGCGGGCAAATCCGTCGTCATCCTCGAAAAGACGCCTTGGGCGGGCGGAACCACCGCCAAGTCCGGCGGCGTCATGTGGATACCGGGCAACCGGTTCATGCTGGCGGACGGCGAACAGGATGACGCGGATGCGGCGATGGCCTATCTCGACGCATTGCAGGAACTGGACGGCAATCCCGCGCCAGGCGCCGCGCGTGAAAAGCGGCTTGCCTATGTCACGCAGGCGCCGCGCGCGATCGACTTTCTGGTCGGCAAGGGCGTGGAACTGCAACGCGGCGCGACCTTCTGGCCGGATTATTATGATGAGCTGCCCGGCGGCTGCAAGACATCCCGCACGGTCGTGGCCAAGCCGTTCGACCGGAAGGAACTGGGGCCATGGCAGGACAAGCTGCGACAGGGCTTCGCTGAGTTCAATGTGACGCTGGTCGAGGGCATGGAGGCGCAGGGCCATCGGCGAACCAACAAGGCGTCGGGCAGGTTGCTCGCGCGGATCGTGCTGCGTACCATCCGCGATCGGCTGCTCGGCCGGAAATATACGACCGCGGGCGCCGCTTTGCAGGGGCGGATGCTCAAGGCGGTGCTCGCGGCCGGCATCGACCTGCGACTGGAAACGCCGGTCAGCGAACTCATCATCGAAGGCGACGCCGCGACCGGCGTCGTCACCATGAAGGACGGCCATCCCTGGCGGATAGGCGCGCGGCTCGGCATCTTGGTCAATGCGGGCGGCTTCGCTCGCAATCAGGAAATGCGCGACCGCTATATTCCCGGTTCCAACGCGGCATGGTCGCAGACGGCCGAGGGCGACACCGGCGAGATGCTGGTGGAACTGGAGCGGATCGGTGGTCAGCTCGCCCAGATGGACCAGATGGTCGGCTATCAGATGACCCCCATGCCCGGCTGGGACAAGGGCTATGTCGCTCCGGGCGCCCAGTCGATGACCGGCAAGCCCCATGCCATTCTCGTGGATCGGACCGGGCTCCGCTACATGAACGAAGGCGGCAGTTACGAACTCTATTGCGAAACCATGCTTCGGCGGAATGCCGTCGCGCCCGCCATTCCCAGCTGGGCCATTTTCGACCGGCAATATGTCGAATCATATGCAGTCGCCGGCCGGTTCATCGACAGGAAGATTCCTGACGGCTGGATCGAGACCGGCTATCTGCACATGGCCGATACGATCGCGGAACTGGCCGGGCGGATTCAGGTCGATCCGGCCATACTGGCGGCGACGGTGGCGCGCTGGAACGGCTTTGTCGCTGCGGGTGTGGATCAGGATTTTCACCGGGGCGAACGCGCCTATGACAATTGCGGCTTCGTCGGCGATCCCTTTTCCGCGCGCAGTGCTATCGGTTCGATCGAGAAGGGCCCCTTCTACGCGGTTCCGGTGGTGCCGGGCGATGTCAGCACCTATGGCGGGGTGATCACGGACGATCAGGCGCGCGTTGTCGATGCCGCAGGACAGGCGATCGAGCGGCTGTACGCCACCGGCGTCACGACCGCATCGGTGATGGGCAATGTCTACCCCGGCGCGGGGTCAAGCATCGGTCCTTCCATGACCTTCGGCTATATCGCCGCCCGCCACGCGGCGGGCCTGGGCAATCAGCCCTGA
- a CDS encoding Rossmann-like and DUF2520 domain-containing protein, translated as MSHFPYRQIGIIGTGRVARALALALQRHSAAPILLWGRNRAALSAMAREIGRATAATDTQEMLQGCDLIGVAVSDDAIGDIVATLSPGPMVSPSPLLFHVSGRSGVGLMEPLLARGVDTAAIHPAMTFTGDASTEVQRMAGAHFAVTGSSDHARDEAHRLVSLLGGVAVDVREEHRALYHAALCHAANHLVTLIAGACRALQAAGAGDPLALLGPLLRAAMENSLAHGFDALSGPLLRGDGETIATHLAALASDCPSLAPAYRAMALATLDELERCGDASSATLRRLLD; from the coding sequence ATGAGCCATTTTCCCTACCGCCAGATCGGCATCATCGGCACCGGCCGGGTAGCCCGCGCACTGGCGCTGGCGCTGCAACGGCATTCGGCCGCCCCCATTCTTCTTTGGGGACGGAATCGCGCGGCGCTTTCGGCGATGGCGCGGGAAATCGGGCGCGCGACGGCAGCAACGGACACGCAAGAAATGCTGCAGGGCTGCGACCTGATCGGCGTCGCGGTATCCGACGATGCCATCGGTGACATCGTCGCAACCCTGTCCCCTGGCCCGATGGTCAGCCCGTCGCCCCTCCTCTTCCATGTCAGCGGCCGCAGTGGCGTCGGCTTGATGGAGCCGCTACTGGCCAGAGGCGTCGACACCGCGGCGATCCACCCCGCCATGACGTTTACTGGAGATGCGTCGACCGAAGTGCAGCGCATGGCCGGCGCCCACTTCGCGGTTACAGGTTCCAGCGACCATGCGCGAGACGAGGCCCACCGACTGGTTTCGCTACTGGGAGGGGTAGCCGTCGATGTTCGCGAGGAACATCGCGCGCTGTATCACGCAGCGCTGTGTCACGCGGCCAATCATCTGGTGACTTTGATCGCCGGCGCCTGCCGCGCGCTGCAGGCGGCGGGCGCGGGCGATCCCCTCGCCTTGCTCGGCCCGCTCCTGCGGGCAGCGATGGAAAACAGCCTGGCGCACGGCTTCGACGCGCTGTCCGGTCCCCTTTTGCGCGGCGACGGCGAAACGATCGCCACGCATCTTGCTGCGCTGGCCAGCGACTGCCCCTCGCTCGCACCCGCCTATCGCGCCATGGCGCTCGCCACGCTCGACGAACTGGAGCGCTGCGGCGACGCATCCTCCGCAACGCTCCGCAGACTTCTGGACTGA
- a CDS encoding transketolase C-terminal domain-containing protein gives MTGKKMNALQAVNAALAQAMAEDDKVLVLGEDVADREGGGVTGATAGLSTRFGDDRVKSTPISEQAIIGAAIGAALSGYKPVAEIMLMNFTTVAMDMIFNHAAKLRFMSGGQSTVPITIRTLTGAGWQTAGQHADHLEGWFAHTAGIKVVAPSNPADYKGLLLSCIQDPDPCIFIESAGSLFIPGEVADDQGPIPLGKARVVQEGTDVTIVSWSSQIIRCQQALAPLAEAGISVELVDLRTVSPWDRETVLASAAKTGRVLVAHEAVRSFGPGAEIASTVAEELFGQLKAPVRRLGAPYSPVPFAKVLEDAYIVSPDQVVEAVKGLMD, from the coding sequence ATGACCGGCAAGAAGATGAATGCGCTCCAGGCGGTGAACGCCGCGCTGGCCCAGGCCATGGCCGAGGATGACAAGGTGCTGGTGCTGGGCGAGGATGTGGCCGACCGCGAAGGTGGCGGCGTCACCGGCGCAACGGCCGGCCTGTCCACCCGGTTCGGCGATGATCGGGTCAAGTCCACCCCGATTTCCGAGCAGGCGATCATTGGCGCTGCGATCGGTGCGGCGCTCAGCGGCTATAAGCCGGTGGCGGAAATCATGCTGATGAACTTCACTACCGTCGCCATGGACATGATCTTCAACCATGCCGCCAAGCTTCGCTTCATGTCGGGCGGGCAGAGCACGGTGCCGATCACCATCCGCACCCTGACGGGTGCTGGCTGGCAAACCGCGGGACAACATGCCGATCATCTGGAAGGCTGGTTCGCGCATACCGCCGGGATCAAGGTCGTCGCGCCATCCAACCCGGCGGATTACAAGGGGCTGCTGTTGTCCTGCATCCAGGATCCCGATCCCTGCATCTTCATCGAATCGGCCGGTTCGCTGTTCATCCCCGGCGAAGTGGCGGATGATCAGGGGCCGATCCCTCTCGGCAAGGCACGAGTCGTACAGGAAGGAACCGACGTAACGATCGTCTCCTGGTCGTCGCAGATCATAAGATGCCAGCAGGCGCTGGCGCCGCTCGCCGAAGCGGGCATATCGGTTGAACTGGTCGATCTGCGCACCGTGTCGCCCTGGGACAGGGAAACGGTGCTGGCGTCCGCCGCCAAAACTGGCCGTGTGCTCGTCGCGCATGAAGCGGTGCGCAGCTTCGGTCCCGGCGCGGAAATCGCATCGACCGTGGCGGAAGAATTGTTCGGCCAGCTTAAAGCGCCGGTCCGCCGGTTGGGAGCGCCCTATTCCCCCGTTCCCTTCGCCAAGGTGCTGGAGGACGCCTATATCGTCTCGCCGGATCAGGTCGTCGAGGCCGTGAAGGGGCTGATGGACTGA
- a CDS encoding response regulator transcription factor, translating into MIEDDAALARSISTLLRAGGHAVDHVANGEDAMAVVGSEPYALVILDVGLPDMDGFAVLAEMRRRGEKVPVLMLTARDALDDRVRGLDLGADDYLRKPFDPEELEARVRALGRRRGGDPIPELSVGTLTINRSTGTAEVAGRPLDLRRRELAVLESLATRAGQVVPRELLIGEVFGFDEPVGGNAIEVHVTRLRGKLAPDGPGIRTVRGVGYMLDAG; encoded by the coding sequence ATGATCGAGGATGACGCCGCGCTGGCGCGCAGCATTTCAACCCTGCTGCGTGCGGGGGGTCATGCCGTGGACCATGTCGCAAACGGGGAGGACGCAATGGCCGTGGTCGGCAGCGAACCCTATGCGCTGGTCATCCTGGACGTCGGCCTGCCCGACATGGACGGCTTTGCCGTACTCGCCGAAATGCGGCGTCGGGGCGAGAAGGTTCCTGTCCTCATGCTGACCGCGCGCGACGCGCTGGACGATCGGGTGCGCGGGCTTGACCTTGGCGCGGACGATTATCTGCGCAAGCCCTTCGACCCGGAGGAGTTGGAGGCGCGGGTGCGCGCCCTGGGGCGCCGGCGCGGCGGCGATCCGATCCCCGAACTGAGCGTCGGCACATTGACCATCAACCGTTCCACGGGAACTGCCGAGGTGGCAGGACGGCCGCTCGACCTGCGCCGGCGCGAACTGGCAGTGCTGGAATCGCTGGCGACCCGCGCCGGTCAGGTGGTTCCGCGCGAACTGCTGATCGGGGAAGTGTTCGGCTTCGACGAGCCGGTCGGCGGCAACGCGATCGAAGTGCATGTGACGCGATTGCGCGGCAAACTCGCCCCCGATGGGCCGGGCATCCGCACGGTGCGGGGCGTGGGCTATATGCTCGATGCCGGGTAG
- a CDS encoding porin yields the protein MSFRSLRGGCAALALIVATPALAQPPSAEELAALVKAQAAEIAALRARLDKLEGQELAQNAAPAPAQQSWQQPVPQVAQQQVSPPLVITPFAPQIVPPGPADLDVTQARAVAANPAGVTTEWGAGLPVFRSADGVFTYKPRGRILVDVSSTFGSDYAGRNTTTTGMRALRLGLEGSVGPHFFYQFESDFSENEVDIVTAFLGWRNRLSSKVDYDIRAGHLFNDRAFEGSTGSDSTPFLERGVVSTAIIPQRGFYGIGIMGRMFGPNWHASLSLTGDRIDGEQATNDSRTAAFRAHWNPIRTDRSLLHVGAWGFDEALSSAATALTRSTVIGGRFNGAVRVSTGELLGGRSTTGYGVELGGYTGGLWVMGEAGRRIARLDGGRPNFESKAWSLSTGFFLTGELPPYNPRLGSFGQPNVLDPVLSGGSGAIELTARYENLDYTDLVLGGDGWAATLGVNWYLNSFTRIQLNGIHWHTDNRAGTFTGSDDGQTVSARVGVTF from the coding sequence ATGAGTTTTCGATCGTTGCGCGGTGGTTGCGCCGCGCTGGCGCTGATCGTCGCGACGCCTGCGCTTGCCCAACCGCCCAGCGCCGAGGAACTGGCCGCACTGGTCAAGGCGCAGGCCGCCGAAATCGCTGCGTTGAGGGCGCGGCTCGATAAGCTGGAAGGGCAGGAGCTCGCGCAGAATGCTGCGCCTGCTCCCGCGCAGCAATCCTGGCAGCAGCCTGTGCCTCAGGTCGCGCAGCAGCAGGTAAGCCCGCCGCTGGTCATCACCCCCTTCGCGCCGCAGATCGTGCCGCCCGGTCCCGCCGACCTCGACGTGACGCAGGCGCGGGCTGTCGCGGCCAATCCGGCAGGCGTGACCACCGAATGGGGCGCGGGCCTGCCCGTCTTCCGTTCGGCCGACGGCGTCTTCACCTACAAGCCGCGCGGCCGCATCCTGGTCGATGTCAGCTCGACCTTCGGGTCCGACTATGCCGGGCGGAACACGACAACGACAGGGATGCGCGCGCTGCGCCTCGGCCTTGAAGGCAGCGTCGGCCCGCATTTCTTCTACCAGTTCGAAAGCGACTTCTCCGAAAATGAAGTCGACATCGTGACCGCCTTCCTTGGCTGGCGCAATCGCCTGAGCAGCAAGGTCGACTATGACATCCGCGCCGGCCACCTGTTCAACGACCGCGCCTTCGAAGGCAGCACCGGCTCGGATTCAACGCCCTTCCTGGAACGCGGCGTCGTGTCCACCGCGATCATCCCGCAGCGCGGCTTCTACGGCATCGGTATCATGGGTCGCATGTTCGGGCCCAACTGGCACGCCTCGCTCAGCCTGACCGGCGACCGGATTGATGGCGAGCAGGCGACCAACGACAGCCGCACGGCTGCCTTCCGCGCGCACTGGAACCCGATCAGGACCGACAGGTCGCTGCTCCATGTCGGCGCATGGGGTTTCGACGAAGCCCTGTCGTCCGCCGCGACCGCTCTTACCCGCAGCACCGTCATCGGCGGCCGCTTCAACGGCGCGGTGCGCGTGTCGACGGGCGAACTGCTCGGCGGCCGATCGACCACCGGCTATGGCGTGGAACTGGGCGGTTATACCGGCGGTCTCTGGGTCATGGGCGAAGCTGGCCGGCGGATCGCCCGGCTCGACGGCGGCCGCCCGAATTTCGAGAGCAAGGCGTGGAGCCTGTCGACCGGTTTCTTCCTGACCGGCGAATTGCCGCCCTATAATCCGCGCCTGGGCAGTTTCGGCCAGCCCAATGTGCTCGATCCGGTGCTCAGCGGCGGATCGGGCGCGATCGAGCTGACGGCGCGCTACGAGAATCTGGACTATACCGACCTTGTCCTTGGTGGTGATGGCTGGGCCGCGACGCTGGGCGTGAACTGGTATCTCAACAGCTTCACCCGCATCCAGCTCAACGGCATCCACTGGCACACCGACAATCGCGCGGGAACCTTCACCGGCAGCGACGACGGTCAAACCGTCAGCGCGCGCGTCGGCGTGACCTTCTGA
- a CDS encoding thiamine pyrophosphate-dependent dehydrogenase E1 component subunit alpha — MAEQSNVAAPSPEVLVDIYRRMIRIERNDDAIRKTIRLGRLVMPYYSARGQEVIPSTLSSLLTDDDKICTIYRGIHDMVAKDMPLRPLWAEIAGRVDGTCKGKGGPMHLTHPETGVMVTTGIVGSSMPIANGLAWAAKLDGSKRVTIAYFGDGASNIGAFHESLNLASLWKLPVIFVCANNGFAEHTRYENGTSVDFISKRAIGYGMPGHTVDGNDPLAMYAAAHEAITRAREGEGPTLLECKTFRFLGHVLGDDDKYMTKEEKAAAIEKDPLPAFKAWLIAQGHATEATLAAMQAEIEAEVEDAQEFGLASALPSVDELRRDVFAEEIPA, encoded by the coding sequence ATGGCAGAGCAGAGCAATGTTGCGGCACCAAGCCCGGAAGTGCTGGTCGACATCTACCGGCGCATGATCCGCATCGAACGGAATGATGATGCCATCCGCAAGACGATCCGCCTGGGGCGGCTCGTCATGCCCTATTATTCGGCGCGGGGGCAGGAAGTGATCCCGTCGACACTCTCGTCGCTGCTGACCGATGACGACAAGATTTGCACCATCTATCGCGGCATCCACGACATGGTGGCGAAGGACATGCCGCTGCGCCCGCTCTGGGCGGAGATCGCCGGGCGCGTCGATGGCACCTGCAAGGGAAAGGGCGGGCCAATGCACCTCACCCACCCCGAAACCGGTGTGATGGTGACGACCGGCATCGTCGGATCGTCCATGCCGATCGCCAACGGCCTTGCCTGGGCGGCGAAACTCGATGGGTCTAAGCGTGTCACCATCGCCTATTTCGGCGACGGCGCGTCCAATATCGGCGCCTTCCACGAATCGCTGAACCTCGCGTCGCTCTGGAAACTGCCGGTGATCTTCGTCTGCGCCAATAACGGTTTCGCCGAACATACGCGCTACGAGAATGGCACGTCGGTCGATTTCATCTCTAAGCGGGCGATCGGATACGGGATGCCGGGCCACACGGTCGACGGCAACGATCCGCTTGCCATGTACGCCGCCGCGCATGAGGCCATCACCCGCGCGCGGGAGGGCGAGGGGCCGACCCTGCTGGAATGCAAGACCTTCCGCTTCCTCGGCCATGTGCTGGGCGACGACGACAAATATATGACCAAGGAGGAAAAGGCGGCGGCCATCGAGAAGGATCCGTTGCCAGCCTTCAAGGCCTGGCTGATCGCGCAGGGCCATGCCACCGAGGCGACGCTGGCCGCCATGCAGGCGGAGATCGAGGCGGAGGTCGAGGATGCCCAGGAATTCGGCCTCGCCAGTGCCCTGCCGTCCGTCGACGAGCTGCGCCGCGATGTATTTGCTGAGGAGATTCCGGCATGA